One Mercurialis annua linkage group LG3, ddMerAnnu1.2, whole genome shotgun sequence DNA window includes the following coding sequences:
- the LOC126671089 gene encoding putative germin-like protein 2-2 isoform X2, with amino-acid sequence MNQSSGLDLIKFPSLLFTKVVVNGVACKDAKMVQADDFFFSGLHLSGNTSNPTGSKVSPVNVVQIPGLNTLGISLARVDYAPWGINPSHTHPRASEIVTVVEGSLEVGFVTSNPENKLITKVLNKGDVFVFPVNLIHFQRNVGQSKAVAIAALSSQNPGVITVGNAVFGSNPAIPGDILAKAFQLDAKVVDYLQNLF; translated from the coding sequence TGGTGGTAAATGGTGTAGCGTGTAAGGATGCAAAGATGGTTCAAGCCGATGACTTCTTCTTCAGCGGACTTCACTTATCAGGCAATACATCAAATCCGACTGGGTCTAAAGTAAGTCCGGTAAACGTAGTCCAAATTCCAGGTCTCAACACTCTTGGCATCTCTCTAGCTCGTGTCGACTATGCTCCATGGGGTATCAACCCCTCGCACACCCACCCTCGTGCCTCTGAAATCGTGACAGTCGTCGAAGGCAGCCTGGAAGTTGGATTTGTAACATCTAACCCTGAAAACAAGCTCATCACTAAGGTTTTAAACAAGGGAGATGTGTTTGTGTTCCCTGTTAATCTGATTCATTTCCAAAGAAATGTAGGGCAGAGTAAAGCTGTGGCTATTGCGGCTCTAAGCAGTCAAAATCCGGGTGTTATTACTGTTGGCAATGCAGTGTTTGGATCTAATCCTGCAATTCCTGGTGACATTCTTGCTAAGGCTTTTCAGTTGGATGCTAAAGTTGTTGATTACCTTCAAAATTTGTTCTAG
- the LOC126671089 gene encoding putative germin-like protein 2-1 isoform X1, with the protein MAARILILLGFLLLSFSFALASDPKPLQDFCVADTSAPVVVNGVACKDAKMVQADDFFFSGLHLSGNTSNPTGSKVSPVNVVQIPGLNTLGISLARVDYAPWGINPSHTHPRASEIVTVVEGSLEVGFVTSNPENKLITKVLNKGDVFVFPVNLIHFQRNVGQSKAVAIAALSSQNPGVITVGNAVFGSNPAIPGDILAKAFQLDAKVVDYLQNLF; encoded by the exons ATGGCAGCTCGAATTCTTATCTTATTaggatttcttcttctttctttctcgTTTGCTCTTGCTTCCGATCCCAAGCCTCTCCAAGATTTTTGCGTGGCCGATACTAGTGCCCCAG TGGTGGTAAATGGTGTAGCGTGTAAGGATGCAAAGATGGTTCAAGCCGATGACTTCTTCTTCAGCGGACTTCACTTATCAGGCAATACATCAAATCCGACTGGGTCTAAAGTAAGTCCGGTAAACGTAGTCCAAATTCCAGGTCTCAACACTCTTGGCATCTCTCTAGCTCGTGTCGACTATGCTCCATGGGGTATCAACCCCTCGCACACCCACCCTCGTGCCTCTGAAATCGTGACAGTCGTCGAAGGCAGCCTGGAAGTTGGATTTGTAACATCTAACCCTGAAAACAAGCTCATCACTAAGGTTTTAAACAAGGGAGATGTGTTTGTGTTCCCTGTTAATCTGATTCATTTCCAAAGAAATGTAGGGCAGAGTAAAGCTGTGGCTATTGCGGCTCTAAGCAGTCAAAATCCGGGTGTTATTACTGTTGGCAATGCAGTGTTTGGATCTAATCCTGCAATTCCTGGTGACATTCTTGCTAAGGCTTTTCAGTTGGATGCTAAAGTTGTTGATTACCTTCAAAATTTGTTCTAG